A window of the Candidatus Abyssobacteria bacterium SURF_5 genome harbors these coding sequences:
- a CDS encoding tetratricopeptide repeat protein, translating into MRKSTRKWKSANFRGRERSGGRSASNGRCGWRRCSWRSRLWWRRDNVMRLIRISLCFFLLLLSMNSASAESLASKVRRANSFFRDGKYQDALKKYQEAQVEAPADERVMFNLGNAQYKLNESERALSEYLQAAQTEDPKLRAQSNYNAGNALYRMGKLEEAVQQYLKALEDNPEDEDAKYNMEFVRREIRRRMEQQQQREQDQEQQSRSQENKKQENSSNQQDQQNENEQQQKQEKQQNENQQEQQSSPQGSPESQDAESRAGEQASTAAVAEAMSKENVERYLEAIEAESAQNMKEFLRRRYHGEVVANPEDW; encoded by the coding sequence ATGAGGAAATCAACCAGAAAATGGAAAAGCGCGAACTTCAGGGGGCGCGAGCGAAGCGGTGGGAGGAGCGCTTCCAATGGCCGTTGTGGGTGGCGACGCTGCTCCTGGCGCTCGAGATTGTGGTGGCGGAGAGACAACGTCATGCGACTGATTAGAATCTCTCTTTGTTTTTTTCTGCTTCTCCTTTCCATGAATTCCGCATCCGCGGAGAGCCTGGCGAGCAAAGTGCGCCGGGCAAATTCCTTTTTCAGAGACGGGAAATATCAGGATGCCCTGAAAAAATATCAGGAGGCGCAGGTCGAGGCGCCCGCCGACGAACGGGTGATGTTCAATCTGGGCAACGCACAATACAAGTTGAATGAGAGCGAACGAGCGCTGTCGGAATATCTGCAGGCCGCGCAGACGGAAGACCCGAAGCTGCGGGCGCAGAGCAACTATAATGCCGGCAACGCTCTTTACCGGATGGGAAAACTCGAGGAAGCGGTTCAGCAGTATCTCAAAGCCCTCGAAGACAATCCCGAAGATGAGGACGCCAAGTACAACATGGAATTCGTGCGTCGCGAAATCCGCCGCCGCATGGAGCAACAACAGCAGCGGGAGCAGGATCAGGAGCAGCAGTCCCGAAGCCAGGAGAATAAAAAGCAGGAGAACTCGTCAAACCAGCAAGATCAGCAGAACGAGAATGAACAGCAGCAGAAGCAGGAAAAGCAGCAGAATGAGAATCAGCAGGAACAGCAATCTTCTCCCCAAGGGTCCCCGGAGTCGCAAGACGCCGAATCTCGTGCCGGAGAACAAGCTTCAACGGCCGCGGTCGCCGAGGCAATGAGCAAAGAAAACGTCGAGCGCTACCTTGAGGCTATCGAAGCCGAAAGCGCTCAGAACATGAAGGAATTCCTCAGGCGGCGATATCATGGCGAAGTCGTGGCCAATCCTGAAGACTGGTGA
- a CDS encoding protein BatD: MSEDGAAPINEAALLGRPVKDQDMRVSDTGVSGKSGGLTSAMWRTLVSGANRRMRGFLLAVLVPAAINFSPSPIVRDVVAEPAVTLQLGTSQAEIGDRIPLRIVVEGKNDFSEPILPPVSGLEIVFQGRAQSVQIVNMQVNSSKIFNYIIIPQQVGDYTLGPAHVEYAGASVTSNSASLKVAASNGTRPASKKERGVLIEASVDNDKPYLGQQVTLLFRFARTAGARIRNAGYELPDLSSFWSEGVESRREYAQNINGLDYLVTEIAIPLFPVKEGELTIGPVVLRYDEVVASRSEPQSSSFQDPFGRSVFDDDFFKMFRSENIVKRTAQTGPITVHVRPIPSQDRPEEYGGGVGKFSMMARLSSDQVKVGESITLTLSLSGEGNIRDLADPKVEMKDVKIYSDNPAVTVKNYHEKIVGEKVYKFALVPQQAGRLQIPEIAIPYYNPESERFEFASSTMLEVEVLPAEKETLVLKKADGSGKSPAASALDDLLPIHERIGQMQSSQLGVWLRRIRPLAYPLPILVYAFCFVYARRRERLRTDVAYRRLKFASRTAEAYLADAEDSFNRKDFKTVFSKTAKAVSEYIAAKLNIASAGLTPVEIEELLTARGAQPEVVSELREFLDFCDYGRFTSSRKSSNAARDCMARARRLLERLEDEEGIGR, from the coding sequence GTGAGCGAGGACGGCGCGGCGCCGATTAACGAGGCGGCATTGCTTGGAAGACCAGTGAAGGATCAAGATATGAGGGTCAGCGATACAGGAGTATCTGGAAAATCGGGAGGACTGACATCTGCAATGTGGCGCACACTTGTTTCCGGAGCAAATCGACGAATGCGCGGCTTTCTTCTTGCAGTCCTGGTGCCGGCGGCCATCAATTTTTCCCCCTCCCCGATAGTGCGCGATGTCGTCGCCGAACCGGCGGTGACGCTGCAACTCGGTACTTCTCAGGCCGAGATCGGCGATCGTATTCCTTTAAGAATAGTCGTTGAAGGCAAGAACGACTTCAGCGAACCTATCTTGCCGCCTGTCAGCGGGCTCGAGATCGTTTTCCAGGGGCGCGCCCAAAGCGTTCAGATAGTGAACATGCAGGTGAACTCGTCGAAAATCTTCAATTACATAATCATTCCTCAGCAGGTGGGCGATTACACGCTGGGCCCCGCGCACGTGGAGTATGCGGGCGCAAGCGTGACAAGCAATTCGGCCAGCCTGAAAGTGGCCGCGTCGAACGGAACGCGTCCGGCGTCAAAGAAAGAAAGGGGCGTTCTGATCGAGGCGAGCGTCGATAATGATAAGCCTTACCTGGGGCAGCAGGTTACGCTGCTGTTCCGTTTCGCCAGAACGGCCGGCGCCCGCATCCGCAATGCAGGATATGAGCTGCCCGACCTATCCTCGTTCTGGAGCGAGGGAGTCGAGAGCAGGCGGGAATACGCTCAAAATATAAATGGTCTGGACTATCTCGTGACTGAGATAGCGATTCCGCTGTTCCCCGTCAAGGAAGGAGAGCTGACGATCGGACCGGTCGTGTTGCGGTACGATGAAGTTGTTGCGAGCCGGAGCGAGCCTCAGTCTTCCTCATTTCAGGATCCGTTCGGGAGAAGCGTCTTCGATGACGACTTCTTCAAGATGTTCCGATCGGAAAATATCGTGAAGCGGACGGCCCAAACCGGCCCGATTACCGTTCACGTGAGACCAATTCCGTCGCAGGACCGGCCGGAGGAATACGGGGGAGGCGTCGGCAAGTTCAGCATGATGGCCAGATTGAGCAGCGACCAGGTGAAGGTGGGCGAATCAATCACACTCACGCTCTCGTTGAGCGGCGAAGGCAATATCAGGGACCTTGCCGACCCGAAAGTCGAAATGAAGGACGTCAAGATATATTCGGACAACCCTGCGGTCACCGTCAAGAATTATCACGAAAAAATCGTCGGCGAAAAAGTATATAAATTTGCGCTGGTACCGCAACAGGCGGGGCGACTGCAGATCCCGGAGATCGCGATCCCCTACTACAATCCCGAATCGGAGCGGTTCGAGTTTGCATCGTCTACCATGCTGGAAGTGGAGGTGCTGCCCGCGGAAAAGGAAACGCTGGTGCTCAAAAAAGCAGACGGCTCCGGAAAAAGTCCTGCAGCATCCGCCTTGGATGACCTCCTCCCGATTCATGAGCGGATCGGCCAGATGCAAAGCAGCCAACTGGGGGTCTGGCTCCGCCGCATCAGGCCGCTGGCATATCCCCTGCCGATCCTCGTGTATGCCTTCTGCTTTGTCTACGCCAGGCGGCGGGAGCGTCTCAGGACCGATGTCGCGTACCGGCGCCTGAAGTTCGCCTCCAGAACCGCAGAGGCATATCTTGCGGATGCAGAAGACTCATTCAACCGAAAGGATTTCAAAACCGTTTTCTCCAAAACGGCGAAAGCGGTCTCCGAATACATCGCCGCCAAACTGAATATCGCTTCAGCCGGATTGACGCCCGTCGAGATTGAGGAGCTTCTGACGGCTCGCGGCGCGCAACCGGAAGTGGTAAGCGAGCTGAGGGAATTTCTGGATTTCTGCGATTACGGGCGCTTTACGTCTTCGAGGAAAAGCTCGAACGCCGCCCGCGACTGCATGGCGAGGGCGCGCCGGCTACTTGAGCGCCTCGAGGATGAGGAGGGTATCGGCCGATGA
- a CDS encoding VWA domain-containing protein, producing MFVAGVIFLLLGLLGPRWGFHWEDIKRRGVDLVVVLDTSESMLSQDVKPNRLERAKREIYDLVKMVRGDRLGLVVFSGAAFVQCPLTLDYGAFLMFLDYIDTTIVPQKGTNLGEALQVATGSFDEQKRSSKAIILISDGGNLQGDPKAAAKMAKEKGVRIYTIGIGREDEESPIPVSSGFKYSEGRMVTTKLEDEMLQEIALSTGGAYVRSVTGDIDLEKIYYEEINQKMEKRELQGARAKRWEERFQWPLWVATLLLALEIVVAERQRHATD from the coding sequence CTGTTCGTCGCCGGCGTTATTTTTCTTCTGCTCGGCCTGCTGGGTCCGCGGTGGGGATTTCATTGGGAGGACATCAAACGGCGCGGCGTGGACCTGGTCGTTGTGCTGGACACCTCGGAGAGCATGTTGAGCCAGGACGTCAAGCCGAATCGGCTCGAGCGGGCCAAGCGCGAGATCTATGATCTGGTGAAAATGGTACGGGGAGACCGGTTGGGGCTGGTGGTTTTTTCCGGCGCGGCTTTTGTACAGTGTCCCCTGACGCTGGATTACGGAGCGTTCCTCATGTTTCTCGATTACATTGATACGACCATTGTCCCGCAAAAAGGCACGAATCTGGGTGAGGCGCTCCAGGTGGCGACGGGTTCGTTTGATGAACAGAAACGCAGTTCCAAGGCGATCATCCTGATCTCCGACGGCGGCAACCTGCAGGGCGACCCGAAGGCGGCGGCAAAAATGGCCAAAGAAAAAGGCGTCAGAATTTACACGATCGGGATCGGCCGTGAAGACGAAGAATCGCCGATCCCGGTGAGCAGCGGGTTCAAATACAGCGAAGGCAGAATGGTAACCACGAAACTGGAGGACGAAATGCTCCAGGAGATCGCTCTCTCTACGGGAGGCGCCTATGTGCGCTCGGTAACCGGAGACATCGATCTCGAGAAGATATATTATGAGGAAATCAACCAGAAAATGGAAAAGCGCGAACTTCAGGGGGCGCGAGCGAAGCGGTGGGAGGAGCGCTTCCAATGGCCGTTGTGGGTGGCGACGCTGCTCCTGGCGCTCGAGATTGTGGTGGCGGAGAGACAACGTCATGCGACTGATTAG